In a genomic window of Falsibacillus pallidus:
- a CDS encoding class I SAM-dependent methyltransferase encodes MNTIISYYNQFDEWGRLDREPIEFQVNWHFIKKYLPTSGEVLDNGAGPGKYSIKLAQDGYQMTLSDLTPSLVDKAKQKAEEFQLLNNFSGFHSLDARWLEPLKSETFDASLMLGPMYHLQEESDRKAAISELHRVTKKNGLVFVAFMPRIKHIFNSLMRPDVWPPNNEMDVINHFAETGVFNHQDEGRFTGAYYFNIDEIEPFMEENGFETLELIGSNIASILTQDELNYWKEKGEYDKLIQLLIEQAGNPYTLGVSSHLLYIGRKK; translated from the coding sequence ATGAATACTATTATCAGCTACTATAACCAATTCGATGAATGGGGGCGTTTGGATCGGGAACCAATCGAATTTCAGGTCAATTGGCATTTTATAAAAAAATACCTTCCCACCTCAGGTGAAGTATTAGACAACGGCGCCGGACCAGGAAAATACTCGATCAAACTAGCGCAAGACGGGTACCAGATGACTCTTTCCGACTTGACCCCAAGCCTGGTAGACAAGGCTAAACAAAAAGCTGAAGAGTTTCAGCTTCTCAACAACTTCTCTGGCTTCCATTCCCTTGATGCCCGTTGGCTCGAGCCTTTAAAATCAGAAACATTTGATGCATCCCTAATGCTTGGCCCGATGTACCATCTTCAAGAAGAATCAGATCGGAAAGCTGCCATCAGCGAGCTCCATCGCGTCACCAAGAAAAATGGACTGGTGTTCGTAGCATTTATGCCGCGGATCAAACATATTTTCAACTCCTTAATGAGGCCGGATGTTTGGCCCCCAAACAACGAAATGGATGTCATCAATCATTTCGCCGAAACGGGTGTCTTTAACCATCAGGATGAAGGAAGATTTACCGGAGCCTACTACTTCAACATAGATGAAATTGAACCGTTTATGGAAGAGAACGGATTCGAAACCTTGGAGCTGATCGGCTCAAATATCGCCTCCATCCTTACTCAGGATGAACTAAATTATTGGAAAGAAAAAGGAGAATACGATAAATTGATACAGCTATTGATAGAGCAGGCTGGGAATCCATACACTTTAGGGGTATCTTCTCATTTGCTTTATATTGGGCGGAAGAAATAA
- a CDS encoding DUF2179 domain-containing protein, translating into MLDNSFVMVAIILIINIVYVSFFTIRMILTLKGYRYIAAFVSMIEVVIYVVGLGLVLDNLNQIQNLIAYAVGYGIGVIVGMKIEEKLALGYITVNVITKEYDKDLPKTLREKGYGVTNWAANGLEGERMALQILTPRRHELQLYHTIKDLDPKAFIIAYEPKTIYGGFWVKAVKRGKLQT; encoded by the coding sequence GTGCTTGATAACAGCTTTGTCATGGTTGCGATTATTTTAATTATTAATATTGTTTATGTATCATTTTTTACGATCAGAATGATTCTGACGCTTAAGGGATACCGGTATATCGCTGCTTTTGTCAGTATGATCGAGGTGGTCATTTATGTGGTCGGCCTTGGCCTGGTCCTCGATAATTTAAATCAGATCCAGAATTTGATTGCCTATGCAGTGGGCTACGGAATCGGGGTCATCGTTGGAATGAAGATTGAAGAGAAGCTTGCTCTTGGCTATATTACTGTCAATGTCATTACGAAAGAGTATGATAAGGATTTGCCGAAGACATTGAGGGAAAAGGGATATGGCGTGACGAACTGGGCTGCGAATGGCCTGGAAGGGGAGCGGATGGCTCTGCAGATTTTGACGCCAAGACGTCATGAGCTGCAGTTATATCATACGATTAAGGATTTGGACCCGAAAGCATTTATTATTGCCTATGAACCGAAGACCATTTATGGCGGCTTCTGGGTGAAGGCGGTAAAGAGAGGGAAGCTGCAGACATGA
- a CDS encoding NETI motif-containing protein, which yields MSNSKKVFEVQETETIGDCLDRMKKEGYMPVRRMEKPVFKEVKENGQVNYVPAGQKIVFEGKLLV from the coding sequence ATGAGTAATTCGAAAAAAGTGTTTGAAGTTCAGGAAACGGAAACGATTGGGGACTGCTTGGACCGGATGAAAAAAGAAGGCTACATGCCAGTACGCCGGATGGAAAAGCCTGTGTTCAAAGAAGTAAAGGAAAATGGCCAGGTGAATTATGTTCCTGCAGGACAAAAGATTGTGTTTGAAGGGAAATTGTTGGTCTAA
- the purE gene encoding 5-(carboxyamino)imidazole ribonucleotide mutase: MKPLVGVIMGSVSDWETMKHACDVLEELNIPFEKKVVSAHRTPDLMFEYAEEARSRGLKVIIAGAGGAAHLPGMVAAKTTLPVIGVPVQSKALNGLDSLLSIVQMPGGVPVAATAIGKAGAVNAGLLAGQILSIEDEGIADRLEQRRQETRRQVMESGDQLG; this comes from the coding sequence ATGAAACCACTTGTTGGAGTCATCATGGGAAGTGTTTCGGACTGGGAAACGATGAAGCATGCATGCGATGTACTGGAAGAACTCAATATTCCATTTGAGAAAAAAGTTGTTTCGGCCCATCGGACGCCAGATTTAATGTTTGAATATGCAGAGGAAGCTAGAAGCAGAGGATTGAAAGTCATCATTGCAGGTGCTGGCGGTGCAGCCCACTTGCCGGGGATGGTTGCAGCAAAGACCACGCTGCCTGTCATCGGGGTTCCGGTTCAATCAAAAGCATTGAACGGACTTGATTCTCTTCTGTCGATTGTCCAGATGCCCGGGGGAGTGCCGGTAGCCGCTACAGCCATTGGAAAAGCAGGGGCTGTCAATGCGGGGCTGCTTGCAGGACAGATCCTTTCCATCGAAGACGAAGGGATTGCAGACAGGCTGGAACAAAGAAGGCAGGAGACCAGACGACAAGTAATGGAAAGTGGTGATCAGCTTGGATAA
- the purK gene encoding 5-(carboxyamino)imidazole ribonucleotide synthase, translating to MDKRVIMPGSTIGIIGGGQLGRMMALAAKEAGFRIAVLDPADDCPAAQSADHHLKADYDDEIALRTLGRCCDVVTYEFENIDYEALKDLSKNAYVPQGAELIKITQDRILEKAALVESGVEVAPYAVVRSPEELFEAVRKIGFPSVLKTSRGGYDGKGQYVLKGVDDINEASALLDHGPCVLESWVPFEKEVSVIAVRNPSGETAFFPIGENIHKQNILHQTIVPARVDSLIEQKAISTATKVVEYLELVGTLAIEMFVTQEGEVLVNELAPRPHNSGHYSIEACSISQFGQHIRAVCNWPLSNPKLLKPSVMVNLLGKHLDKVNEEFLKQPEWSIHLYGKGEPKPLRKMGHVTILTESLEESLAQLNQNPVWTEAAE from the coding sequence TTGGATAAACGTGTTATTATGCCAGGATCGACCATCGGAATTATCGGGGGAGGGCAATTAGGCAGAATGATGGCCCTTGCTGCTAAAGAAGCCGGATTTCGAATTGCTGTATTGGATCCTGCTGATGACTGCCCGGCTGCCCAATCTGCAGACCATCATTTAAAAGCGGACTACGATGATGAAATCGCGCTTCGGACGCTCGGCAGATGCTGCGATGTGGTTACATATGAATTTGAGAATATAGATTATGAAGCACTGAAGGACCTTTCAAAGAATGCTTATGTTCCCCAGGGGGCAGAACTCATCAAGATTACGCAGGACAGGATTTTGGAGAAAGCGGCGCTGGTTGAGTCCGGTGTAGAAGTGGCACCTTATGCGGTTGTTCGATCCCCTGAAGAACTTTTTGAAGCAGTCAGGAAAATCGGATTTCCTTCAGTGTTGAAGACTTCCCGCGGGGGTTATGATGGAAAAGGCCAGTATGTCTTAAAGGGCGTGGATGATATTAATGAGGCATCGGCGCTTTTGGACCACGGACCATGTGTACTTGAAAGCTGGGTGCCGTTTGAGAAGGAAGTGTCCGTGATCGCCGTCAGGAACCCGAGTGGGGAAACAGCCTTTTTCCCAATTGGGGAGAATATCCACAAACAAAATATCCTTCACCAGACGATCGTACCGGCGAGGGTGGACAGCTTGATTGAGCAGAAGGCAATATCCACCGCCACTAAGGTTGTGGAATATCTTGAACTTGTCGGGACGCTTGCCATTGAAATGTTCGTTACTCAGGAAGGAGAGGTGCTCGTCAATGAATTGGCGCCACGGCCGCACAATTCAGGGCACTATTCCATCGAAGCGTGCAGCATCTCACAGTTCGGACAGCATATAAGGGCGGTGTGCAACTGGCCGCTTTCAAACCCGAAGTTATTGAAACCATCTGTAATGGTCAACCTATTAGGAAAGCATCTCGATAAAGTAAATGAAGAATTTTTAAAGCAGCCGGAATGGTCCATCCACCTTTATGGGAAAGGGGAGCCGAAGCCTCTGCGCAAAATGGGGCATGTCACCATTTTGACGGAAAGCCTGGAGGAGTCGCTTGCACAACTTAACCAAAACCCGGTTTGGACAGAAGCTGCCGAATAG
- the purB gene encoding adenylosuccinate lyase: MIERYTRPEMGAIWTEENRFNAWLEVEILACEAWAELGDIPKEDVKKIRENASFNVDRIKEIEEETRHDVVAFTRAVSETLGEERKWVHYGLTSTDVVDTALSYLVKQANNILLNDLERFVEILKNKAIEHKHTVMMGRTHGVHAEPTTFGLKLALWYEEMKRNLERFKQAAEGIEFGKISGAVGTYANIKPFVEQYVCEKLGLKPAPVSTQTLQRDRHAHYMSTLALIATSIEKFAVEIRGLQKSETREVEEFFAKGQKGSSAMPHKRNPIGSENMTGLARVIRGYMMTAYENVPLWHERDISHSSAERIILPDATIALNYMLNRFGNIVKNLTVFPENMKRNMDRTLGLIYSQRVLLALIDKGMAREEAYDTVQPKAMEAWEQQVPFRQLIEADEVITSKLSPAEIEDCFDYNYHLKHVDTIFDRIGL; the protein is encoded by the coding sequence ATGATCGAACGTTATACAAGACCTGAAATGGGTGCGATATGGACAGAAGAAAATAGATTCAACGCATGGCTCGAAGTAGAAATTTTAGCTTGCGAAGCTTGGGCAGAACTCGGTGATATCCCGAAGGAAGATGTGAAAAAGATCAGAGAAAATGCATCTTTTAACGTGGATCGAATCAAGGAAATCGAAGAAGAGACCCGCCACGATGTCGTAGCATTCACACGCGCCGTTTCTGAAACGCTTGGGGAAGAGCGCAAATGGGTCCACTACGGACTGACTTCCACTGATGTAGTGGATACAGCACTTTCCTACCTTGTGAAACAGGCGAACAACATTTTGCTGAATGACTTAGAGCGATTTGTAGAAATTTTAAAAAACAAAGCCATCGAACATAAGCATACGGTCATGATGGGCCGGACGCACGGTGTTCATGCAGAGCCGACGACATTCGGATTGAAGCTTGCCCTTTGGTACGAAGAGATGAAGCGGAACCTGGAGCGCTTCAAGCAGGCAGCGGAAGGCATCGAGTTCGGGAAAATCTCCGGTGCTGTCGGGACATACGCCAACATCAAACCATTTGTTGAGCAGTATGTATGTGAAAAGCTTGGACTTAAGCCTGCGCCGGTTTCCACACAGACGCTGCAGCGCGACCGCCATGCGCATTACATGAGTACACTCGCATTGATTGCGACGTCTATTGAAAAATTCGCAGTTGAAATCCGCGGACTGCAAAAAAGTGAAACACGTGAAGTGGAAGAGTTCTTCGCGAAAGGACAGAAAGGTTCATCTGCTATGCCGCATAAGCGAAACCCAATCGGGTCTGAGAATATGACTGGGCTTGCCCGCGTGATCAGAGGCTACATGATGACGGCTTATGAGAATGTTCCACTATGGCATGAAAGGGATATCTCTCATTCATCTGCTGAAAGAATCATCTTGCCTGACGCAACAATCGCACTGAATTATATGCTCAACCGCTTCGGCAATATCGTGAAGAATTTGACGGTATTCCCTGAAAATATGAAGCGCAATATGGACCGCACCCTTGGTTTGATCTACTCGCAGCGCGTCCTGCTTGCGTTGATCGATAAAGGGATGGCCCGCGAAGAAGCGTATGATACCGTCCAGCCGAAAGCGATGGAGGCTTGGGAACAGCAAGTTCCTTTCCGCCAGCTGATCGAGGCAGATGAAGTGATCACGTCGAAACTGTCGCCTGCTGAAATAGAGGACTGCTTCGACTATAACTATCATTTGAAGCATGTCGATACCATCTTCGACCGCATCGGACTGTAA
- the purC gene encoding phosphoribosylaminoimidazolesuccinocarboxamide synthase: protein MEKRDLLYEGKAKKIYATDQEETVWIQYKDSATAFNGEKKAEINGKSVLNNEISSFIFAKLKEKGIDSHFIEKLSDTEQLVKRVSIIPLEVVVRNVLAGSLSKRLGLPEGIVFEKPIVEFYYKDDALGDPLINEDHIQILKAASLEEIEFLKKTALEINVFLQELFLSCGVKLIDFKLEFGKDQDGEILLADEISPDTCRLWDLETNEKMDKDVFRRDLGNLTDAYQTILNRLRGESAHV from the coding sequence ATGGAAAAACGAGACCTGCTTTACGAAGGAAAGGCTAAGAAAATTTATGCAACCGATCAAGAAGAAACCGTATGGATCCAGTATAAGGATTCAGCAACAGCCTTCAATGGAGAAAAAAAGGCCGAAATCAATGGGAAAAGCGTTTTGAACAACGAGATTTCCAGTTTTATTTTTGCCAAACTGAAGGAAAAAGGGATCGACAGTCATTTCATTGAGAAGCTTTCCGATACGGAACAGCTCGTAAAGCGCGTTTCGATCATTCCATTGGAAGTAGTGGTCCGGAACGTACTTGCAGGAAGCCTTTCAAAGAGGCTTGGATTGCCGGAAGGGATTGTGTTTGAAAAGCCGATCGTCGAATTCTACTACAAGGATGACGCGCTTGGAGATCCATTGATCAACGAAGACCACATCCAAATTTTAAAAGCTGCGAGTTTAGAAGAAATCGAGTTTTTGAAAAAGACAGCTTTGGAGATTAATGTTTTTCTTCAAGAATTATTCTTGTCCTGCGGTGTGAAGCTGATCGATTTTAAATTGGAATTCGGAAAGGACCAAGATGGAGAAATCCTCCTGGCTGACGAAATTTCCCCTGATACGTGCAGGCTTTGGGATTTGGAAACGAATGAAAAGATGGATAAAGATGTGTTCCGCCGCGACTTGGGGAACTTGACAGATGCCTACCAAACTATTTTGAACCGATTGAGAGGAGAATCAGCCCATGTATAA
- the purS gene encoding phosphoribosylformylglycinamidine synthase subunit PurS, translating into MYKVKVYVTLRESVLDPQGNAVKQSLHSMSYKEVSDVRIGKYMELTIEKSEKDVEAQVKEMCSRLLANTVIEDFRYEIEECVAQ; encoded by the coding sequence ATGTATAAAGTAAAAGTCTACGTAACATTAAGAGAGAGTGTATTAGATCCGCAGGGAAACGCAGTAAAGCAGTCGCTTCACAGCATGTCTTATAAAGAAGTAAGCGATGTCCGCATCGGTAAATACATGGAACTGACTATCGAGAAATCGGAAAAAGATGTGGAAGCACAGGTGAAGGAAATGTGCAGCCGCCTGTTGGCCAATACGGTCATCGAGGACTTCCGCTATGAGATAGAGGAGTGTGTGGCACAATGA
- the purQ gene encoding phosphoribosylformylglycinamidine synthase subunit PurQ, translated as MKFAVIVFPGSNCDIDMYHAIKDELGEEVEYVWHDADSLEGFDGILLPGGFSYGDYLRSGAIARFSNVMKEIKKAAEAGKPILGVCNGFQILLESGLLPGAMRRNESLQFICRPVQLKVEAPHTMFTSAYEVGETITIPVAHGEGNYYCDEQTLAELKENNRIVFTYAGSNPNGSIADIAGIMNEKGNVLGMMPHPERAVDSMLGSSDGLKLFKSIVHHWRESNVINA; from the coding sequence ATGAAGTTCGCCGTGATCGTTTTCCCAGGATCGAATTGCGATATCGACATGTACCATGCGATAAAAGATGAGTTGGGTGAAGAGGTTGAATATGTCTGGCATGACGCAGACAGCCTCGAAGGCTTTGACGGGATCCTCCTTCCGGGGGGCTTCTCATACGGAGACTATCTTCGCTCCGGCGCCATTGCCCGATTCTCCAATGTGATGAAGGAAATCAAGAAAGCGGCAGAGGCAGGAAAGCCGATCTTAGGCGTCTGCAATGGGTTTCAGATCCTGCTTGAATCAGGGCTCCTTCCAGGTGCGATGCGTAGAAACGAAAGCCTTCAGTTCATTTGCCGCCCTGTTCAGCTGAAAGTGGAAGCACCTCATACGATGTTCACTTCTGCTTATGAAGTTGGGGAAACAATCACGATCCCGGTTGCACACGGGGAAGGAAACTACTATTGCGACGAACAGACGCTTGCAGAGTTGAAAGAAAACAACCGCATTGTTTTCACTTACGCAGGAAGCAACCCGAATGGAAGCATCGCTGATATCGCCGGAATCATGAATGAAAAAGGAAACGTATTGGGAATGATGCCCCACCCTGAAAGAGCAGTCGATTCAATGCTTGGGAGTTCAGACGGATTAAAATTATTTAAATCAATAGTCCATCACTGGAGGGAATCAAATGTCATTAATGCTTGA